A region of the Carya illinoinensis cultivar Pawnee chromosome 16, C.illinoinensisPawnee_v1, whole genome shotgun sequence genome:
AGTGTGCACATGTATTGATGAcgataatattatgtatttaagTAATTCAGTTTGAGATTGAACCTGGTTATTGCATTTAAATTGAGGCTttgttggtaaaaaaaaaaaaaaaaactgtaaacatGTTTGTTTTTATGCATAAATATTGTAAACTTAATATAAACGAGAGCACTGtcaaataaatatgattttcattaaaaaaacatcAGTTATCCAAAACTCTCATTTTAATGAGAGTATTGCTcgacataaattaatatttttgggaTACATAAATATTACAGCAACAATCGTAAAAAACAACAACCACGATGTCAACAACACTTTCAAAGTTACCTTATACTTCTTCTCCATCGCTTTATATTTGGCTCGTTCGATCAACTGATATTCATGACGTAACCTCTCATTCCTTCGTTGAGCTAACTCCAACTTCATCTTGCAACATGCGTTTTGTTCACTCCCAACAtcaatttattaaagaaaaccaCATTGTTTTCCTACTTTATAGTTTGGGCAATTGTAAAATCTTCTCCCAAAACTACTATCCTGTCCCGAAATTCAGTGTGCTGATGGAATGCCACAGTAGCAAAGTGGCCTGTCCAAACTTGACCAGGAATTAGAACTCAAACTTGCCATTTGCTGGAAATTATGGAAATAATAAGCATACATGGgacaaacaaatacaaaaactatttaaataatatgattgTGACAAGTCACAAATCAAATCCTTGAATTAAGGCATTAaacccttttatttttatttcatgtcTACCATGAGGAAGTGTGTGCATGGTTTGTGTTAGATTCCATAAAggttggataattttttttggaagTCTTTTCAGAACAAGGGTTTTTGGACAGAAAAATGTGCTGGGCAGTTTTAATGGGTCACACCTACAACATGGGAGATGCTAATTATTAAATCAGTGGCAAATGAAAAATTACAAGCACTGCAATTCTGAGTGCCACTAGGGCAACTAAAATTCAAGACCCGAATCTATGAGTGGAAAATGGCAAATggcaaattattaaattagcCTTCAGTTCAAACATCAGAAACATCCTGTGAGAAAGTTTTGGACACAACAAATGCCACTGCAGTTCTGAGTGCCACTAGGGCAACTAAAGTTCAAGACCCAAATCTATTTGtaagaataggccaaaatttagaACATCAAAGAAAGAAGCTACAAATAGCTTTCCCTCAGAATTGCAGTGGCATTTGTTCCGACTAACGCAAATGGAAAATTAAATCAGTTCCAAGATGAAGATAGAAATGgggtagaaaagaaaataaagctgTTGTTTGCCACAATATACAATTTCTAAGTTGGCAACAACATAGAACTCTCAAATATAAGAAGAAACTACTCTTCACACACTAAAACAAGTTAAAAAAGAATTGAGTCAGAAAAATTACAAGCACCCATTATATTGTTATCACAAATTATGGAATTGAAAAACAATATAACTTCGTGATTATTCTTTTTCCTCAACAAAGCTTTCTGATTAATTAGTGTTATGAATTTGATGCCTTATATGTATAACAAATTCTTAGGTGGTAGTGCAATGACCTTAGATGCATACTGGGTCGGTTGCATGAACAAATAATCTTTGACACGCCTCTAATGTGTATCCTTGATTGGATGCTATGCCTTTGTTTAACTGCCTAAGCTGTAATATGTAGACTTTAGAAGTTCACATTATTTTGTTGCCCCTTACATAAAAGAGCGAAAATTACATTCAAAATTTATGCTTGTAAATGAGGTTTTAGTTATGTTTCCCCGTTGATGGTAAAAGTCATATGACACcataagtctatatatatacatattttttgcaTTTGTAAAGGATTGTTGTTGATTTAGCATACTGTTAGAACAATTTATGTTTTCCTTAACACTCTTTAAGTCATTGTTTGATTCATGTTTTGCCAATGGATGCCTAATTATTAGTGATTCATTCATGGCCTATTACCGAGAGAGAGATAACCGAGTTCGACTGGGAATAGTCGCCGTCGTTCGTCATTGACTGGGTCTCCGTCACCGTCTGGGTCAAGCTCCGTAACCGTCTGGGTCTCCCTCTTCAATCGTCAGGGATGGAAAAagtgagagaagaaaagaaaaatagatcgAAGAGGGAGGGCTGGTTTCGTAATCGAGTGAGAGGAGAAACACACTAAAGTCATGTAATTGTCAACATGTCAAATAGTGATAGGAGGGCTGCTAATATGCAAAAAGCAGCCCGACCACTACGCAGCTTTTctctttattaaattattttccaaCAAAGAATTCACAACCTTTTATGTAGAGCCCATAAATGACATAACTAACTTTAATCTAAccatttacttatatatataaaaaaaatcaattacaatgcaaaacaaaaatagtagTTGACAGCTAAACCCTAAATCTTAAACCCTAAACTCTATGGAGgagaatttttttaaagggaaaTGATATTACCACCGACAATGGATCCCAAGAAATGCCACCgattgtccttttttttttttttttttttttttttttttaacttaatggttaagaaagtatttttaatgagtttgtgactttgtaaaataaaaattgtttaaggaatttaaaaaatgtataaaaaaaaaattgcacttaTTAATGGCTTTTCTCGAAACCTATCAAAATAGTAGTATTCTATAGGTCCATTTGAAATAggtttaagttgagatgagtttaactttttatattgaaatgtatGAAGCAGGTTGGaagagtttaaatttttttatggaaagttgaaaaaacAGTAAATTCCATCAATAATTTgtttgagatgaattgagtttGATTTAACAACCAAACGCAACCTTATTAGTGCCCTTCTTGAAATATAATGTCATTTATAGTTTCAAGGGAGTTGGCCCAACTAGTGAGACTGCGTGCGAAATAATTGacatttttatagattttattgataaattatGAGGAGAATTTATTCAAAGATGTAATTATAAATTGCATGATATTTTTCAACTTGCAATGGAAAGTTGTATcccaaatagtaaaaaaatggaaaagtgTCTCTGCAAGATAAAAACTATCTTCTTCCTTGAAGCAAGATTCTgaaatgtttatgttttttaagtaaaaagaaCCAAAATGCTAGTTCCTATGATATTCATAGTAGCTGAATACTCAAGGTATTATAGCCAGCTAAAGCTGGATTTCGTTTGTTTTCTTAATAGCTACATATCGTTTTGCTGTATTAAGAATGTCTAGAACATTCTGTTTGTATTCTTCCATTCTTTGTTGAGTAGTGCATAGCTGTATAGGTTTGTTATTATGTTGTTTCTCTTTTTGGCAAGTAGTGTACAGGATATATAGTGAAAAGGGTGTACAGAACATTCATCCGCGTGAAATTGACAACATACAGAGAATATTTTCCTTCTCTGCTCATTCATGGTGTAATCACCTTTTCTCCTTCTTCTTAACTTTCTTGCACAAGGAGCTGTAACCCAAACCAAAGGAAAGACATGGCAGCATACATAGGAGTGAAAGAAGCACATTACAAACAATTGAAAAACATTAGAGTGGAAGGAGACTCTCAAAGAACTATATAACAGCTTTAAAGGAATCAATAGGAACTCAAGACTAATGCTGAGCAACTTTGAATCCTGTGAAGCTGTGAAAATATGTCGATCTCATAATCGATACTCGCATGCAATTGCGCAATGAGCAATATCCAACTATGTAACTGGAAGCATACCCTTAACCAAGATTCTGTTGTGAAAAAACAatgacaataaattaaaaaagaatatggaacgagaaaagTATTCACACATGATACAAGATTtatgtggttcggcaaattgcctacgtctacAGGAGCtgtagaggattttattattaaggAATATCAtactacaatgatggatcatTCACTATATGTCTACAGTGTTTCTACAGTACGACCATATGAtacaataatcatatatatagtcaaatagcaaaaaaaaccttaaaatgcatgttcgcttgagcggcgtgtcgagcgctcGTCGAGTGAACTTCCTTTCCGCATCCGCTCGAGCTTACTGCCTAGCTGACATCGAGCATTCAACTCTatctgacttcgctcgagcggccaatgcctccttggccgctcgagcggtgtggaccagactccacagtactcaacagaTTCCACCATGCTTACTAGATTTTAACAATGGCAAAGATCCACCATCATTTGTATAATGTTACCATATACACTTTaggaatttatataatttaggaCTTCTCTATTAATATTAGCTGTATAGATGTATTACCATGTATATAGGCTAAATAATACGGATTAGTTAGGGGCTCCATGTATAGCATTTGACTATTTTCCATGTATAGAACTGACACATTGATAAGAAAAATGGTGATGAAAGTCAGAGAGCACTTTTGCCAAAAAAACATCTCTTCGTATATTTCTTCTCTTTAGTTTCTGACATGTTATCAAGAGCAGGTTTGATTGCTTGCCtcctttgcaattttttttttctctcatgggGGTATTTAGGTGTTGATTTCGGCGGTCTGTGgctatttttttggttcttggGTTTCTGTCAGCATCAAAAGTGGGTGCTTTGGTTCTGTTCTTGCTGTTGGCACCATTGGTTGCATTTTCCAGTTCTGGGCTCTTGTTTTCGGCGCTGTCTGTGGTGTTTTCTGGTATGGTCTCTTGTTTTCAGCACCTCTAGTGGTGATTTCTTGTTAGTTGTGGCTTTTGGAGATCTCTATTGTCGTCCCTGGTTGTGCTTCTTTTCAGTGCAATAAATTTTCTGGTGCGTGAttctttgtgaattttttttctacGGTTCAAGTTACAATTTTCTGGTGGGATATTCTCTCTGCCTCTTGGTTGTATCATGTCATCGGATAAGTTGGAATCGTTCCATATTAGATTTACTGGCAAAAATTATTCTGCTTGGgagtttcaatttaaattatttgtgaaaagaaaagaatcgtggggtcatattgatgggAGTGCTCCCGCACCTCAAGATGTCGAGGCTTTGTCTAAGTGGAAAATTAAGGATGCTCGGGTTATGACTAGGATCCTTAACTCGGTTGAGCCTCATCTTGTTCTTAATTTGAAGCCTTATAAAACCGCTGCTGCTATGTGGAATTATCTCAACACAGTTTACAATCAAAACAACTCCGCTAGGAGATTTCAATTCGAGTATGAGATGGCTAATTTCACACAAAGAAGTCTCTCAATTGAggaatatttttttggttttcaaaCCTTTTGGGCTGATTATTTGGATATTGTTTATGCTAATGTTCCTGCTATAGCTCTCTCTGCTGTCCAAGCAGTGCATGCAACCAGCAAGCGCAATCAATTCTTGATGAAGCTACGACTTGACTTTGAAATTGCACAGTCTAATCTGATGAATCTTCATCCTGTACCATCTCTGGATGCCTGTTTGAGTGAACTTCTTCGTGAGGAGCAACGTATTGTAACTCAGGCTGCCGTGGAACATCGGGCTAATGTTAGTGCACCTGTTTCTGTAGCTTATGCAGCACAGGGGAGGAATAAGAGTAGAGATATGTGTGCTGTCCAGTGCTTTAGTTGTAAAACTTTTGgtcatattgctcgggattgtcCCAAAAAGTTCTGTAACTACTGCAAGAAACAGGGTCATATCATCTTTGCTTGTCCCATTCGACCTTAGCGGAAGCAGGGTACTGCCTATCATGCCTCCACTGGTGCCTCTTGTTCTACTGTATTGCCTACTGCCTCGCCGATTGTTCCTATTCCTTCTTCTACAGCCTTAGCAAACTCGAACCCACTCACTCCTGAAATGGTACAACAGATGATCATTTATGCTTTTTCTGCTTTTGGACTCTCAGGTAATCATACAGTTTCTTCTACGCCATGGTATTTTGACTCTGGAGCCTCTAACCATATGACCAATACTGTTGttcctcttttcaatgtcagaaattatgatggaaatctgaaaattaacaCCGTTGATGGCAGTTCTCTACCTATCAGTGTTGTTGGtgatttttcctcttccttAACTGATGTTTTTGTGTCTCCTGACCTCtccacaaatcttatttctgttggtcaATTGGTTGATAATAATTGTAATGTCCATTTCTCTCGTTCTGGTTGTGTTATGCAGGATCAAGTGTCAGGGAAGATGATTGCGAAGAGGCCTAAAGTGGGAcgactctttctttttcatatttctccTTCCACTATTATTCCTAGTTTTCCTTTACTTTCATTTGCATGTAATGTTGTTGGTTCTGAAAATAAGATATAGCATAGACGTCTAGGCCACCCACACTCTGATGTACTTCGTACTTTGTTTAATTCTGGATTATTGGGAAATAAAGCATGttcttctcttgatctttctTTTGATTGTACATCATGCAAACTTGGCAAAAGTAAAGTTCTACCCTTTCCTCATCATGCATCTCGTGCCTCacaatgttttgatgttattcatagtgatgtttgggggaTTGCACCTATTATTTCTCATACGCATTACAAGTACTTTATTACTTTCATTGATGACTTTAGTCGCTTTACTTGGGTTTATTTCCTCCGGTCTGAGGCAGAAGTTTTTTCAGTCTTTAAGCGCTTTCTTGCACTTCTTGAAACTCAATTCTCTGCCAACATCAAAGTTTTGCACTCATATAATTAATGCACTGTAATGAGACCATTATTATTAATGAATAGTTACTttcttgaggaaaaaaaaaaaaccattcttGACATCCAATCTTAGCCAGTATTATCAATCTTGCTTCTTTTCTTCAAGTATTGATTTGTAGAAACACTGCCACCCTATATCCAGTACTGCCAGATCAATTATATGCCTAAAACTGAAAAAGGCGGAGTCCTACAAATTGTGCTGAAGTAGAAAAGTCCAGCTAAAGAAGATTTGCATGCTTGCAAATACTTGTTAATTAAAAAGCTCGTGAAAATTTGTAGATAAAGTTGAAAGatacaatataaataatttattttgttaaaattaattaactcaaataatcttgaactcaatcaataaataaatgagcATTTTGTAACTGTAAGATGTAATTCAGTAATAAACTCAAGCTCGATTCGTGTTGGAATCAAAATTAGCAAACAAGACTTGATCACTCACTACTCGCTCGAACTTGACTCGATTAAATGCAGCAGTTCTCTGACCAAGAGAACATGGGATCAAGATAAGTCTGGTGGCCCCTTTTCTCCTTCCCTGCCAGAAATCTGATTCCTACActtgtttaattatttgttctaaGGTGATTGAAAACATTACttgccaagaaaagaaaaaggcaacAACTTGGGGATAAAACCAAAACAATGGTAAAGCTAAGATACATATGACTCAAGGCTAGCAAAGATGTTTTCCTCAAACTGGAAGTGTATGCTCAAGTCTATACCAGTTTTCACCCTGACGTTCTTGAACCCTCATTTCAATATCAAGAGGCATATATCCCAATCTTAAAATGCAAAGACTACTTACTGGCCATAGTCCTCTTGGAACAATCTTCAACCGCTTGCATTCAACAATCTCTAATTCTCTCAGATTGCTCATTGCTTTTTCTGCTATTTGCCATGTCTCtacatagaaaagaaaagaaagtttcAAGATCTGCAGTTGTGGAAAACCCCCACTACTGCAAATCATTTCTTTTCCAACATATGATGACTGCTTCAATTTCAGAACTCTCAGGTTTGGCAGCTGCTCCAGCTTTTCCATGGGGTCTTCAGTCAAAAAGGAGTTTTGTAAGGACAGCTCGGTAAGGTTTGGCGGAAAAGTTTGTGTTTTATTCAGAAGCCCTACCAAGTGCAGCTTGTGGAGATGAGTGTGAGATGAAAAGTCCAGCATTGGGATGGCAACAGCAGCAGCAAATCCTCTCGCGTGCAACTTCAAACAATGGAGACCCTTCAGGTTCAAAATCCACATGCCTAAAGCTTTTTCTTGCAACTCTAGCTCTCCGTACAATTCTAGTTCTCTTAGGTTGGTTAGCTTGTTTAAAACATTCTCTACACTTTCAGTCCCATTAATGCACAACCCATGTAAGGTTTGGAGATTTGCAAGAAATGTCCTAGAGGGTGGTGGGCTTGGCACCATCTCCCCAAGTTCATTGAAAAATAGGTGTCTTAGTTGCTGCAGCTTGATAACCACAGCAGGAATAGGACTGACTAAAGTTGATCTCAGATCTAAAGTCTGCAATTTCACAAGATAGCAAACTGATGAAGGGAGCGTTTTTAGCCATGTACCTCTTAACCCCAAGTACCTCAAATGAACAAGCTTTCCAACAGCTGAGTCAAGCCTAGCTATATGAATGCCTTCTAAGTCAAGAACTCGCAGCAGTTTGAATTTCTTCATTTCTCTGAAAACGGGTTCATTAAGGTCAAAGCACAGTAAGGAGCGGACCTTTGAAGTGTTTTTTAATGCAGGGGGAACTCTGCAGTGTGCAGAAAGATGACGACCTCTTGTAAAGGACTTGACTGTGACATCCTGATGAATGACTTCAAGAAATCGATCCTCCGTAGCTTTTGATATTGCAAATTCCCTTAAAAGGTCATGTATAATGCATGCTTTAATTCTTCCATTTGATTTCCTAGCTGCAACCTGAATCATACTTCTTCCTATTAGTTCCTCCAAGTAATCCTCTGCAACATCTTCCAATGGTTCTTGGCCTCTTGGCTGTACAAATCCCTCGGCAACCCATAACAAGATCAACTTCCGGGCCGAAATCTCAAAGTCTTCAGGAAAAAGACCCAAGTAGAGAAAACATGGTTTCAAGTAGTATGGTAAGTCGTGATAGCTTAATGCTAAGATGTCAGCACATAGAGTTGGGTCTTGTGTTATATGCCAATGCACACTCTGCAACACTTTGAGCCAGTCACTGTAGGATGCTTCTTTTCTGGACAGGAGACCTCCCAATACTACAATAGCAAGAGGTAAGCCCCCACACTTTTTCACAATCTGCCTGCCAAGCCCTTCAGACCATGGAGGTAAAGTTCTTATGGAGTTCCATTCTAGGCACACCTTTTTGGACAACAATTTCCAGCTATCCTCATCACTAAGAAGGCATAGCTCGTGTGGCGGTTTTCTTGGATCAGCATGTAAAGCAATATCTTTGAAACGGGTAGTTAACACTATCCTACTCCCATTCTCTGCATCTGGAAAGGCTGCTTTGAGATCATCCCAAACTTCTATTTTCCAAATATCATCAAGCACTATGATATACCTCCTCTCCTCCAAGAATTTTGACAAGAATTCCTTCAAATCCTCATTACTCATTGTGTCAAAGTCCGCTTTTCCAAGCCCCAATATTGTTTTGCCTAAATATTGTAAGATCTCCTTGACTCTATATTCTTGAGAAACATAAACCCAGGCgcaacaatcaaaatgattcctgATAAAGCTAGAATGATAAATTTTCTTGGAAAGTGTAGTCTTACCTAGGCCTGCCATACCAATGATTGAAATTACCGATCGCCGCGGCTCTCCATGAATCACTCTTGCCACCAACTTGTTCATGTCTTCCACCAAACCAACAGTGTCGTCTTCCCAAGCATGAGCAGAGGATCGTCTCTTCTCCCGAAGCCTACCAACTGCAAGACCTGTCGCTTCTCCCCCTCTCCCTAAATTTTCAATTCCATAAGTTCCTCTACTGTAAttgatattttgaattttagttTTGACCTTACTGATCTGCCTGTTGATCTTGTGGCGAGCAATGAACCTGCTCAACATGAAAGGGTGACAGTCAAAACACATGAATTTTCTCTGTTGTGCCATTTTGAGGATGTAGATGTCAATAACATCATCGCTGTCATAAGCAACATCTCGAATGTCTGCTATCCAGTTTCTAATTCTTTCATCACCATCTTGCTTTGCATCAGCATCTTTAAGAAAGCATTGGATTCGCCTCAATTCGTCTTGGATCCATTCAACTTGTCTACAGA
Encoded here:
- the LOC122299941 gene encoding probable disease resistance RPP8-like protein 2, whose translation is MAEYVVSLVLDKIATQLIDEAVSLSEVCRQVEWIQDELRRIQCFLKDADAKQDGDERIRNWIADIRDVAYDSDDVIDIYILKMAQQRKFMCFDCHPFMLSRFIARHKINRQISKVKTKIQNINYSRGTYGIENLGRGGEATGLAVGRLREKRRSSAHAWEDDTVGLVEDMNKLVARVIHGEPRRSVISIIGMAGLEYRVKEILQYLGKTILGLGKADFDTMSNEDLKEFLSKFLEERRYIIVLDDIWKIEVWDDLKAAFPDAENGSRIVLTTRFKDIALHADPRKPPHELCLLSDEDSWKLLSKKVCLEWNSIRTLPPWSEGLGRQIVKKCGGLPLAIVVLGGLLSRKEASYSDWLKVLQSVHWHITQDPTLCADILALSYHDLPYYLKPCFLYLGLFPEDFEISARKLILLWVAEGFVQPRGQEPLEDVAEDYLEELIGRSMIQVAARKSNGRIKACIIHDLLREFAISKATEDRFLEVIHQDVTVKSFTRGRHLSAHCRVPPALKNTSKVRSLLCFDLNEPVFREMKKFKLLRVLDLEGIHIARLDSAVGKLVHLRYLGLRGTWLKTLPSSVCYLVKLQTLDLRSTLVSPIPAVVIKLQQLRHLFFNELGEMVPSPPPSRTFLANLQTLHGLCINGTESVENVLNKLTNLRELELYGELELQEKALGMWILNLKGLHCLKLHARGFAAAVAIPMLDFSSHTHLHKLHLVGLLNKTQTFPPNLTELSLQNSFLTEDPMEKLEQLPNLRVLKLKQSSYVGKEMICSSGGFPQLQILKLSFLFYVETWQIAEKAMSNLRELEIVECKRLKIVPRGLWPVSSLCILRLGYMPLDIEMRVQERQGENWYRLEHTLPV